From a region of the Candidatus Brocadia sp. genome:
- the selD gene encoding selenide, water dikinase SelD yields the protein MAYIVRHLPEYPNDRVLVGPKTFADAGIYKINDDLALVGTLDFFTPVVNNPYDYGQIAAANALSDVYAMGGKPLTAMNILCYPLKSLDKDVLVEILKGGADKINEAGATVVGGHTLQDNEIKYGLSVTGIIHPGKIVTNAGARPGDALVLTKPLGTGLIIAAIKANKVFDEDVSVVTRSMTLLNKTSSETMLEVGANSCTDITGFGLMGHAFEMAEASRATLSFSAERIPIFDGCERYVRMGLIPGVSKLSKKYLKNDIRIDSAVREELIDVLFDAQTSGGLLISLQREKAETLCKKLQEKGVMTVGIVGEVWERRDVSIVVLP from the coding sequence ATGGCGTACATCGTCAGGCATTTACCCGAATATCCCAATGACCGGGTATTGGTTGGCCCCAAGACCTTTGCTGACGCCGGCATTTATAAAATAAACGACGATCTGGCGCTCGTGGGAACCCTTGATTTTTTTACGCCGGTGGTAAACAATCCGTATGACTACGGACAAATTGCCGCTGCCAATGCATTGAGTGACGTTTATGCCATGGGCGGCAAGCCCCTGACGGCAATGAACATACTCTGCTATCCCTTGAAATCACTGGATAAGGATGTGCTCGTAGAAATACTCAAGGGGGGTGCGGATAAGATCAATGAGGCAGGCGCAACCGTGGTTGGCGGTCACACCCTGCAAGACAACGAGATCAAATATGGGTTATCTGTCACCGGGATTATTCATCCCGGGAAGATCGTGACGAATGCAGGCGCCAGACCTGGTGATGCGCTCGTGCTGACCAAACCACTTGGCACAGGGCTCATCATCGCGGCCATCAAGGCCAACAAGGTTTTTGACGAAGATGTCAGCGTTGTTACCAGAAGCATGACGTTATTGAACAAGACGTCCTCGGAAACGATGCTGGAAGTGGGCGCCAATTCATGCACCGACATTACCGGATTTGGCCTCATGGGGCATGCCTTTGAAATGGCAGAAGCAAGCAGGGCAACCTTATCCTTTTCTGCTGAACGCATACCCATATTCGATGGTTGTGAACGCTATGTCAGGATGGGATTGATACCGGGGGTATCAAAACTCAGTAAAAAATATTTGAAAAATGACATCCGGATAGACTCCGCGGTGCGGGAAGAGTTGATTGACGTCCTGTTCGATGCGCAGACTTCTGGCGGTCTGCTTATCTCGCTCCAGCGAGAAAAGGCGGAGACGCTCTGCAAAAAGCTTCAGGAGAAGGGTGTCATGACGGTTGGTATTGTTGGTGAAGTATGGGAAAGAAGGGATGTTTCCATCGTCGTTTTACCATGA
- a CDS encoding protein-L-isoaspartate(D-aspartate) O-methyltransferase, protein MGKKGCFHRRFTMNRCDDTGNPGQETIRCWRGKEFVKIGNRMRIISGAVLVLISSFIFMFFGNKNKVSAMGDAKSVMDEDAFTRQRKRMVEEQIACRGVKDTRVLEAMEFVPRHLFIPEETRFSSYYDQPVPVGFGQTISQPYIVAFMTELLQTQAGSVVLEVGTGSGYQAAVLARLVKQVYTIELVEELGKEARNRLKTLGYNNVEVMIGDGYKGWPEHAPFDAIIVTAAAEHIPQPLIDQLKPGGRMVIPVGGVYAVQDLMLITKDASSKVVKESVIPVRFVPLLRK, encoded by the coding sequence ATGGGAAAGAAGGGATGTTTCCATCGTCGTTTTACCATGAATCGTTGCGACGATACCGGAAATCCAGGACAGGAAACAATCAGATGCTGGAGAGGAAAGGAATTCGTGAAAATCGGCAATCGGATGCGTATTATCTCAGGTGCGGTTCTTGTGCTGATAAGCTCTTTCATATTCATGTTTTTCGGTAATAAAAACAAGGTTTCAGCCATGGGTGATGCAAAGTCTGTGATGGATGAGGACGCCTTTACCCGCCAGCGCAAGCGCATGGTGGAAGAACAGATTGCTTGCCGGGGAGTAAAGGATACAAGGGTGCTGGAGGCCATGGAATTTGTGCCTCGCCACCTCTTCATCCCCGAAGAAACCCGTTTTTCCAGTTATTATGATCAACCCGTTCCTGTCGGTTTTGGTCAGACTATTTCCCAGCCGTATATCGTTGCCTTTATGACGGAATTATTACAGACGCAAGCCGGCAGCGTTGTGCTCGAAGTGGGCACCGGTTCCGGATATCAGGCCGCTGTCCTTGCCAGGCTGGTAAAGCAGGTCTATACGATCGAGCTTGTGGAAGAATTGGGAAAAGAAGCCCGCAATCGTTTAAAAACCCTGGGTTATAACAATGTAGAAGTCATGATTGGGGACGGCTACAAAGGATGGCCTGAGCATGCACCCTTTGATGCCATTATCGTTACGGCGGCTGCCGAGCATATTCCGCAGCCCCTGATTGATCAGTTGAAACCCGGCGGCCGCATGGTTATTCCGGTGGGTGGAGTTTATGCAGTGCAGGACCTCATGCTGATTACCAAGGATGCGTCGTCAAAGGTCGTAAAAGAATCCGTTATTCCCGTCCGGTTTGTGCCCCTTTTGAGAAAATAG
- a CDS encoding multicopper oxidase domain-containing protein: MLEPVKVPSDPLHLFVGEKARIVLHNSGMHYAEEHSGINHVAHTIHFHGLDLAPAVDGVPSLPVDPVLEHKSFTYELTPQYEGSFMAHCHVDSFNHILAGMYFPLIVHHDRTKTAYGYKYDRDYTLFVSELSSTANEQLQESGVVHGLQDWKADYFLINGRTYTDNLFHPRSVINDPRSRIVCYEDEVVLLRFMAIGADHVFAFHPHGYHMEVIALDGRKLKSTYEKDTLCIASGERIDVLVRIPHFASQRKCLSCNLGAGISIMHDHNLRGMVSTGKYPMGALTIFDVKSKAKPVKPDEPLIKEGKPYNPLEH; the protein is encoded by the coding sequence TTGCTTGAGCCCGTTAAGGTGCCTTCTGACCCCCTGCATCTGTTTGTGGGGGAAAAGGCGCGCATCGTCCTCCATAATTCGGGGATGCATTATGCCGAGGAGCATTCGGGCATCAATCATGTTGCCCATACGATCCATTTCCACGGGCTGGATTTGGCCCCTGCGGTAGATGGCGTGCCTTCCTTGCCGGTAGATCCGGTGCTTGAGCATAAATCATTTACCTACGAACTCACGCCGCAATATGAGGGTTCGTTCATGGCGCATTGTCACGTGGACAGCTTCAATCATATTTTGGCAGGTATGTATTTCCCCCTTATTGTCCACCATGACAGGACAAAAACAGCTTATGGGTATAAATACGACCGGGATTATACCTTGTTTGTCAGTGAATTGTCCTCCACCGCAAATGAGCAATTGCAGGAATCAGGGGTTGTTCATGGATTGCAGGATTGGAAGGCGGACTACTTTCTGATCAATGGAAGAACGTATACCGACAATCTCTTTCATCCGCGTTCGGTAATAAATGATCCGCGTTCGAGGATTGTCTGTTATGAGGACGAAGTGGTTCTCTTGCGGTTCATGGCTATTGGCGCGGACCACGTCTTTGCATTCCATCCGCATGGGTATCATATGGAAGTTATTGCGCTGGACGGACGAAAATTAAAGAGCACCTATGAGAAAGACACCCTGTGCATTGCAAGCGGAGAGAGGATTGATGTATTGGTAAGAATTCCCCATTTCGCCAGTCAAAGGAAATGCTTGTCATGCAATCTTGGAGCGGGGATATCGATTATGCATGATCACAACCTTCGGGGTATGGTCTCTACCGGTAAATATCCGATGGGCGCACTGACGATCTTCGATGTAAAATCGAAAGCCAAGCCGGTAAAACCGGATGAGCCGCTCATCAAGGAGGGCAAACCGTATAATCCCTTAGAGCACTGA
- a CDS encoding glycine C-acetyltransferase yields the protein MNKLDFVTEALEKLKDAGLLINIRTIEGPQGSWITVDGKKVFNLCSNNYLGFANNPQLKSAAQKAIEEYGVGPAAVRTIAGTTALHKELERKLALFKGAESAITFQSGFCANLAVIPAIVGEGDVVLSDELNHASIIDGCRLSRAKIIRYEHCNPADLQAKISDEKGACRMLIITDGVFSMEGDIAPLPEIVEIAEKFGAITMVDDAHGEGVLGRGGRGIVDHFNLHGKVDVEVGTLSKAFGVVGGYVAGSKRLTDYLAQRGRPFLFSSAVPAAGVAACIAGVDILTASDSLVKRLWDNTAFFQEKMKAAGFHLGNTKTPITPVFIGEVKIAQDFSQRLFEEGIFAQAIGYPTVPIGRARIRVMLSATHNRDDLTWATERFEKTGELLGIR from the coding sequence ATGAACAAACTAGATTTTGTCACAGAAGCATTAGAAAAACTGAAAGATGCCGGGCTGTTGATCAACATCCGCACCATTGAAGGACCTCAGGGCTCTTGGATTACGGTGGATGGAAAGAAGGTATTCAATCTCTGTTCAAACAATTACCTGGGTTTTGCCAATAACCCTCAGCTAAAGTCCGCCGCTCAAAAGGCAATTGAGGAGTATGGCGTGGGACCTGCAGCGGTGAGGACGATTGCCGGAACAACGGCTCTCCACAAGGAACTGGAACGGAAACTGGCGCTCTTTAAAGGGGCAGAAAGCGCCATTACCTTTCAGTCCGGGTTCTGCGCAAATCTGGCAGTTATTCCTGCAATCGTCGGCGAAGGGGACGTTGTCCTTTCGGATGAACTCAATCACGCCAGTATTATCGACGGATGCCGTCTTTCCAGGGCAAAGATTATACGCTATGAGCACTGCAATCCTGCCGACCTTCAGGCAAAGATTTCGGACGAAAAAGGGGCATGCCGAATGCTCATTATCACCGATGGTGTCTTCAGCATGGAGGGGGACATTGCGCCATTGCCGGAAATCGTGGAGATTGCCGAAAAATTTGGGGCTATTACCATGGTGGATGATGCACATGGTGAAGGGGTGTTGGGAAGGGGAGGCAGGGGTATCGTTGACCATTTTAACCTGCATGGAAAAGTTGATGTCGAGGTGGGCACTCTGTCAAAGGCATTTGGTGTGGTGGGGGGGTACGTTGCAGGAAGTAAGAGGCTGACGGATTATCTGGCGCAAAGAGGTCGTCCCTTCCTCTTTTCGAGCGCCGTTCCTGCGGCTGGCGTAGCTGCCTGCATTGCAGGGGTGGACATCCTGACCGCTTCGGATTCGCTGGTGAAACGACTCTGGGACAATACGGCATTCTTTCAGGAAAAGATGAAGGCTGCGGGGTTTCATCTTGGCAACACGAAGACGCCGATTACCCCGGTTTTCATAGGGGAGGTAAAGATCGCTCAGGATTTTAGCCAAAGATTATTTGAGGAGGGTATCTTTGCTCAGGCTATCGGTTATCCTACCGTTCCCATAGGCAGGGCACGCATCCGGGTAATGCTTTCAGCTACACACAACAGAGATGACCTTACATGGGCGACGGAACGTTTTGAAAAGACGGGAGAATTACTGGGGATACGGTGA
- a CDS encoding response regulator encodes MTKPRLLLVDDDKNSLDGLMKILRHDGFSVSGVLSAYDALNLISRENFDIVLTDMKMPGMGGLSLIHEVRKKELSVAIVVITAYSSEKAAAEAEKYGANYYLKKPVNIEELECIIGKLWEKQQLIARNPAAKGNLNKTHNSPAMNKNRKVIRQSDKEGEHDIHEFV; translated from the coding sequence ATGACAAAACCCAGGCTGTTGCTGGTAGATGATGACAAGAACTCCCTTGATGGATTAATGAAGATATTACGGCATGATGGATTTTCTGTTTCTGGTGTGCTGTCGGCTTACGATGCTTTGAATCTCATCTCCCGGGAAAATTTTGACATCGTCTTAACAGACATGAAGATGCCGGGAATGGGTGGATTGTCACTGATCCATGAAGTCAGAAAAAAGGAACTGTCGGTGGCAATCGTGGTAATTACCGCATATAGTTCTGAAAAGGCCGCTGCGGAGGCCGAAAAATATGGGGCGAACTATTATCTCAAAAAACCGGTGAATATCGAAGAACTGGAATGCATCATTGGAAAGCTCTGGGAGAAACAGCAGTTGATTGCGCGTAATCCTGCGGCAAAAGGAAATTTGAACAAAACACATAATTCGCCGGCTATGAATAAAAACAGAAAGGTAATCAGGCAATCTGATAAGGAGGGTGAACACGATATACACGAATTCGTTTAG